A window of Ipomoea triloba cultivar NCNSP0323 chromosome 2, ASM357664v1 contains these coding sequences:
- the LOC116010844 gene encoding uncharacterized protein LOC116010844, with amino-acid sequence MGIVQFPQECMKVSPNADQSRYCRFHRQVGHDTDECNVLKRQIEELIQRGYFRQFVKRELIQRGYFRQFVKRSGQQKPGQKSSQQQPPRNLPKNVWKKDDSSEPSSSSGKKREHDQVTVTDLSDKDTEEPRKHKKQTIHFIYGGPAGGDTQAERKKWSRQLYVGEVVSLPKGKKQRREVITFSDDDLPEGLLPHRDALVIKMEINDSIVHRILVDTGSSVNVMYYDAFTKLGLPRNQLKEVRTPLSGFTGDSIETEGSVVLPVEIGVSPNTSKINMEFIVVKLTCAHNIILGRPALEDLKAIVSMEHLCMKFPTPYGIGVARGDQRAARSCYIKACKKIGQKDLQVHTIAEKVLREEEGWPRAEPASETEDVVVDPAQADRVVKIGTGLAPELRAQIVEVIRQFKEVFAWGPEDMPGINRNIITHKLAVDPTKKPIQQRKRYMSAERRDFVKNEVFALTQAGHVKEIYYPVWLSNIVLAPKGSTWRMCVDYTDLNRACPMDRFPLPNIDQLVDETAGCELMSFMDAFRGYHQIFMHEEDAEKTAFTTPEGIFCYLVMPFGLKNAGATYTRMVAKLFGKVLGRNMEAYVDDMIVKSRRGASHVKDLNEVFSIMRNFNLRLNPKKCTFAVNGGKFLGFMVTRNGIEPNPEKVKTILDMEPPRSIKEVQRLNGRLAALGRFLSKSAERSLPFFQILKKNKGFEWTPECQSAFDDLKKYLLSPPLLAKLEEGETLLLYLGISQGAISSVLVKEEGGTQRPIYYVSKALHDAELRYTAVEKTVFAAVTASKRMARWAMHLSQFDIEFKPRPAIKGQALADFIVECTAREVTEQVENEDGGWFHFKLSNNEAEYEALLSGLRLAAGLRAEKVRIRCDSKLVVGQVMGEYEANEGNMQRYRDAVLRTLREFEGYEIHQVPREQNADADMLSKLSTGIPGHIRKIARVEDLETSSIDISWVCPVQSREPCWIDHITKYKKEGTLPVDEQDAKLTRLRAPSYVILEDKLYKRSYNGTLLKCVYPDEAELMMREVHEGVCSAHQGAYTIARRIMLQGFFWPKMLKDCAEYAKRCPKCQEFQTLPGRPATNYTPVSTAIPFSRWGIDLVGALPTGSGSRKYIIVAIDYFTKWVEADIVAIDYFTKWVEAEPLASITAARCKKFVEKNILCRFGIPIQVITDNGRQFEGREFSDFLTEWGIKHREFSDFLTEWGIKHSRVAVFLTEWGIKHSRVAVSLTEWGIKHSRVAVSYPQANGQVENANRTILDGLKRKLEAAGGAWVEELDSILWTYRTTPRRATGETPFALSYGFEARAPAEAMIXKKQYKCSTHE; translated from the exons ATGGGGATCGTGCAATTTCCGCAGGAGTGCATGAAAGTCTCCCCAAATGCGGATCAATCCAGGTATTGCAGATTCCATAGGCAGGTGGGCCATGATACCGATGAATGCAACGTGTTAAAACGCCAGATTGAAGAGCTCATCCAGAGGGGATACTTCAGACAGTTCGTCAAACGGGAGCTCATCCAGAGGGGATACTTCAGACAGTTCGTCAAACGGTCAGGCCAGCAAAAGCCGGGCCAAAAGTCAAGCCAGCAACAACCTCCGcgtaatttaccaaaaaatgtTTGGAAGAAGGATGACAGCTCCGAGCCGTCATCCTCGAGTGGTAAGAAAAGGGAGCACGACCAAGTTACAGTAACAGATCTCTCTGACAAAGACACAGAAGAGCCCAGGAAACACAAGAAGCAGACCATACACTTCATCTACGGAGGTCCTGCAGGCGGAGACACACAAGCagaaaggaagaagtggagtcgcCAGTTATATGTAGGTGAGGTGGTCAGCCTTCCAAAGGGGAAAAAGCAGAGGAGGGAAGTCATTACCTTCTCTGACGATGACCTCCCAGAAGGTCTACTGCCTCACCGAGATGCGTTGGTGATCAAGATGGAGATCAACGACAGCATTGTGCATCGCATACTCGTAGACACCGGAAGCTCAGTCAACGTGATGTACTACGACGCTTTCACCAAACTGGGACTCCCCAGAAATCAACTCAAAGAGGTACGGACTCCACTTTCTGGTTTTACTGGGGATTCAATAGAGACGGAGGGATCTGTGGTACTACCAGTAGAGATAGGTGTGAGCCCCAACACCTCCAAAATAAACATGGAGTTCATCGTTGTGAAACTCACATGTGCCCATAACATCATACTTGGGAGGCCGGCTCTGGAAGATTTGAAGGCGATAGTCTCGATGGAGCACCTGTGCATGAAGTTTCCCACGCCATACGGGATAGGAGTTGCGAGAGGAGATCAAAGAGCAGCTCGTAGCTGCTACATCAAAGCGTGCAAGAAGATTGGACAGAAAGATCTGCAGGTCCACACCATCGCAGAAAAAGTGCTGAGAGAAGAGGAGGGCTGGCCCCGCGCCGAGCCTGCATCTGAAACAGAAGACGTGGTGGTCGATCCTGCACAAGCAGATAGGGTTGTAAAGATTGGTACTGGGTTGGCACCCGAACTAAGAGCCCAGATAGTCGAAGTCATCCGACAGTTTAAAGAAGTTTTTGCGTGGGGTCCAGAAGACATGCCAGGTATCAATCGAAACATCATAACTCACAAGTTAGCCGTGGACCCTACTAAGAAACCAATACAACAAAGAAAGCGATATATGTCGGCTGAACGAAGGGACTTTGTGAAAAACGAGGTGTTCGCGTTGACACAGGCAGGACATGTCAAGGAGATCTACTACCCCGTGTGGTTGAGCAACATAGTCCTGGCCCCAAAAGGCTCCACATGGAGAATGTGTGTGGATTATACAGATCTCAACAGAGCCTGCCCTATGGATCGATTCCCCTTGCCAAACATAGACCAGCTGGTAGATGAGACGGCAGGATGTGAGTTgatgagcttcatggatgccttcCGTGGGTACCATCAGATATTCATGCATGAGGAGGATGCTGAGAAGACTGCGTTCACCACCCCAGAAGGCATTTTTTGCTACTTGGTCATGCCGTTCGGCCTCAAAAACGCAGGCGCAACTTACACCCGGATGGTGGCCAAGTTGTTTGGAAAAGTGCTGGGGCGAAACATGGAGGCATATGTAGACGACATGATTGTCAAAAGCCGTAGAGGTGCCTCTCATGTCAAAGACCTTAACGAGGTATTTTCTATTAtgagaaattttaatttacgCTTGAACCCTAAAAAATGCACGTTCGCAGTCAATGGGGGCAAGTTTCTGGGATTTATGGTCACTAGAAATGGGATAGAACCAAACCCAGAAAAGGTAAAAACCATTCTTGACATGGAACCCCCGCGGTCCATTAAAGAAGTCCAAAGACTCAACGGTCGCTTAGCGGCTTTGGGTCGATTTCTATCTAAATCGGCCGAACGATCCCTCCCTTTCTTCCAGATACTAAAGAAGAATAAGGGATTTGAATGGACCCCAGAGTGTCAGTCGGCTTTCGATgacttgaaaaaatatttgcTATCCCCGCCACTGCTTGCAAAACTAGAGGAGGGTGAAACCTTACTCTTATACCTGGGTATATCACAGGGTGCGATCAGCTCCGTGTTGGTCAAAGAGGAAGGAGGGACTCAGCGTCCCATTTACTATGTAAGCAAGGCTCTACACGACGCAGAACTACGGTACACTGCCGTGGAGAAAACAGTGTTTGCTGCGGTCACCGCCTCTAAAAG GATGGCGAGATGGGCTATGCACCTCAGCCAGTTCGAcattgaattcaaaccaaggccCGCCATCAAAGGTCAAGCCCTTGCGGACTTCATAGTGGAATGCACAGCCCGCGAAGTGACGGAGCAggtggaaaatgaagatggGGGATG GTTCCACTTCAAGTTATCTAACAATGAGGCAGAGTATGAGGCCCTCCTCAGCGGACTGCGGTTAGCAGCAGGACTACGAGCAGAAAAAGTTCGCATCCGGTGTGATTCCAAGTTAGTGGTCGGCCAGGTGATGGGGGAGTACGAAGCCAATGAAGGGAACATGCAAAGATACAGGGACGCAGTGCTGCGAACCTTGCGAGAATTCGAGGGGTACGAAATTCACCAAGTACCTCGAGAACAGAATGCtgacgctgacatgctctccaagctgAGCACTGGGATCCCTGGCCACATTCGTAAGATTGCTCGGGTTGAGGATTTGGAGACATCCAGCATCGATATCTCATGGGTTTGCCCCGTGCAATCCAGAGAGCCATGTTGGATTGACCACATCACAAAGTACAAGAAGGAAGGCACTTTACCAGTGGACGAGCAAGATGCAAAGCTAACAAGGTTGCGGGCACCCAGCTACGTGATATTGGAAGACAAGTTATATAAACGATCCTATAATGGCACACTCTTGAAGTGTGTGTACCCTGACGAAGCAGAGCTGATGATGAGAGAAGTCCACGAAGGAGTGTGCTCCGCGCATCAAGGAGCATACACCATAGCTCGACGCATCATGCTGCAAGGTTTCTTCTGGCCAAAGATGTTGAAGGATTGCGCAGAATACGCCAAGCGATGCCCTAAGTGTCAAGAGTTCCAGACATTGCCAGGACGACCCGCAACCAACTACACTCCGGTGAGCACCGCAATTCCATTCTCGAGATGGGGAATAGACTTGGTAGGAGCCCTTCCCACGGGCTCGGGAAGCCGGAAGTACATTATCGTGGCCATTGACTACTTCACCAAATGGGTGGAAGCTGATATCGTGGCCATTGACTACTTCACCAAATGGGTGGAAGCTGAACCGCTGGCTAGTATCACAGCAGCCAGGTGTAAAAAGTTCGTGGAGAAGAACATATTGTGCCGCTTCGGCATCCCCATCCAAGTAATCACGGACAACGGACGTCAATTCGAAGGCAGAGAGTTTTCAGACTTTTTGACGGAATGGGGCATCAAGCATAGAGAGTTTTCAGACTTTTTGACGGAATGGGGCATCAAGCATAGTCGGGTGGCGGTCTTTTTGACGGAATGGGGCATCAAGCATAGTCGGGTGGCGGTGTCATTGACGGAATGGGGCATCAAGCATAGTCGGGTGGCGGTGTCATACCCACAGGCGAATGGTCAGGTAGAGAATGCCAATAGAACCATCCTTGACGGTTTGAAGAGGAAGTTGGAAGCAGCTGGCGGGGCGTGGGTTGAAGAACTGGATAGCATCCTTTGGACCTATCGCACAACCCCAAGGAGGGCTACGGGTGAAACTCCTTTCGCATTGAGTTACGGGTTCGAAGCTCGAGCTCCAGCAGAGGCGATGATACNAAAAAAACAATACAAGTGTTCAACACACGAATAA